ACGTTTGCTATATCAGCTTTCATAAAGATCCGGAAGTCTATGGGTACACAGAGATTAAAAGCCTGCAGAAACTGGGAGCCGAAGTATACTCTTTTGCCAAAGGCCATCCGGGCTGCTGCCGTCGTATTCCACGGGAAGCTTTGATAGATGATGCTATTCGGGGAATGGAACACGTAGAAAAAATGGTTGCTTCAGAAACCTTCGATTTGGTGATTGTGGATGAACTGAATATTGCGGTAAGAGACCATTTTATCGACGAAGAAAGAGTACTCAAGCTAATGAAAAACAAACCGGATTCCGTGGAGTTGGTCCTTACCGGACGCGGGGCAACGGAGGCAGTCATGGAAGCTGCAGATTATGTCAGCTACATCCGAAAGATAAAACATCCGTACGATGAAGGTATTACATCCCGCAAGGGTATTGAGTTTTAATATGACAAACATGACCGGACATATTCGCTGGATGACAATCCTCCTGCTCCTTTTGGCAGGTCTGGCGCTGACCATCCTGTTTTCGCTTTCGCTGGGGACCGAGAATATCTCTGTTTGGCAGATACCGGAAATTTTTCTGCATCGAAAACCGGTTATGGATTACCAGATTCTAAGCCTGCTCAAACTACCGCGAATCATACTGGCGATATCCGTGGGTGGAGCATTGAGTCTGTCGGGCCTGATTCTGCAAGGAGTTTACCGTAATCCGCTGGTCGAACCCTATACGCTGGGCATATCAGGTGGAGCTGCACTGGGCGTGTGCCTGGCGCTGATGTTCCGGTTGCAGACAACGATCGGGAGTATTGCCAATCCTTTGGCCGGTTTTGCTGGTGCGTTGATAATCATCCTTGTCATCTACCTCTTTAGTCTCCGAAAAGGAAATGTGCAGATAACATCTATGTTGCTGACCGGGGTAATGATTAGTTTCATCACTTCATCATTGCTCATGCTTATCATGGCGCTTTCGCGGATTGAGGATTTGCATGGGATTGTCTTCTGGACCATGGGCTCGCTGGATGAACCTTCGCCCTGGTTAATTACCATTGCAGCAGTCACGTCTGTGAGTGGGTTGCTGATTACATCACTGTTTGTCCATTCCCTCAATGCACTCCGGCTGGGCAAAGAGCCGGCACGCCATCTAGGTATAAACACCAACCGGACTATACGGGTGCTGTTTATCGTGGCTTCCCTGCTAACAGGTGTATCGGTTGCCGTGGCCGGAGTCATCGGATTCGTCGGATTACTGGTTCCACATATCATGCGCCGGCTAACCGGAAGCGACTATCGGTTACTGCTTCCGGCCTCTTTCATTGCGGGAGCCATTTATCTTACTGCAAGCGATACCATTGCCCGAACGATTATTCAACCCAACGAGCTACCGGTTGGAGTCATCACCGGTTTATTAGGGGGCAGCTTATTTCTTTGGTTACAACAAAAAGAGAATAAAGGATGGAAGATATAAACAATGCTGTACCGGTATTACAACTGAAAAAACTGACGGCAGGTTACGGCAATGGCTTTCGGCTGAAAGATATTACCCTAAACATTCGTCAGGGCGATTTCACGGGTATTATAGGCCCCAACGGTGCAGGTAAAACAACATTATTGAAATGTATCGCAGGTGATCTGCCAGCCTGTGCCGAAGCATTTCAGTTGGCAGCTAAACCATTCAACCGGATGCACCTGAAAGAACGCGCCCGCCACATGGCCGTTGTGACTCAAAAAAACGATATCGGGTTCATTACAGTGGAAGATTACGTAATGATGGGACGACTCCCCTACCGGTCACTCTTGTCTGGATTAAGTTGTGTGGAGAATAAGCAGCTTGCTGAAAAATACATGAAAAAAAGTGGTGTATGGGCATATCGTCATCAGGCAGTAAACGAGCTTAGCGGTGGAGAACAACAACTGGTCGCCATCACCCGGGCCCTCGTTCAGGAACCCGACCTACTGCTCCTTGATGAACCAACAGCCCATCTGGATATCGCGCACCAGGTACAGATACTCGATTTTATTCAGCAGTTGAATGAAGAACTGAATCTGGCGGTACTCATGGTAGTCCACGACCTCAACCTGGCGGCAGAATACTGTACGCACTTGCTTCTGATGCAAAACGGTGAGGTCTGTGCCGAAGGAACACCAGGTGAAGTGCTAACGAGGCACCAGGTAAAAGAGGCGTATAAAACCGATGTGACTGTTACCGAAAATCCATTATCCGGAAGGCCCTTTGTGTTCCCGGTTTCCCGGAATGCGACGAACAACCGGAATACCAAAAAGAAAATATCCCATCAAACAGAAAACAAAATCATCTATGAAGAAATAACAACACATTAAATCATCAGCAAATTAATGCGAATGTGGGTGTTCCCCCGGAAGGGGATAAAGGGAACCCGGTGAGAATCCGGGGCTGTACCCGCAGCTGTAAGTCCGGAATACATTTCTTTCCCCAGTTGGTCACTGCCCTGATGTACACAGGACGGGAAGGCCGGAAAGGAA
This Prolixibacter sp. NT017 DNA region includes the following protein-coding sequences:
- a CDS encoding cob(I)yrinic acid a,c-diamide adenosyltransferase — translated: MTKRRLIHIYTGEGKGKTTAAVGLATRALGHELNVCYISFHKDPEVYGYTEIKSLQKLGAEVYSFAKGHPGCCRRIPREALIDDAIRGMEHVEKMVASETFDLVIVDELNIAVRDHFIDEERVLKLMKNKPDSVELVLTGRGATEAVMEAADYVSYIRKIKHPYDEGITSRKGIEF
- a CDS encoding iron ABC transporter permease; translation: MKVLHPARVLSFNMTNMTGHIRWMTILLLLLAGLALTILFSLSLGTENISVWQIPEIFLHRKPVMDYQILSLLKLPRIILAISVGGALSLSGLILQGVYRNPLVEPYTLGISGGAALGVCLALMFRLQTTIGSIANPLAGFAGALIIILVIYLFSLRKGNVQITSMLLTGVMISFITSSLLMLIMALSRIEDLHGIVFWTMGSLDEPSPWLITIAAVTSVSGLLITSLFVHSLNALRLGKEPARHLGINTNRTIRVLFIVASLLTGVSVAVAGVIGFVGLLVPHIMRRLTGSDYRLLLPASFIAGAIYLTASDTIARTIIQPNELPVGVITGLLGGSLFLWLQQKENKGWKI
- a CDS encoding ABC transporter ATP-binding protein, yielding MEDINNAVPVLQLKKLTAGYGNGFRLKDITLNIRQGDFTGIIGPNGAGKTTLLKCIAGDLPACAEAFQLAAKPFNRMHLKERARHMAVVTQKNDIGFITVEDYVMMGRLPYRSLLSGLSCVENKQLAEKYMKKSGVWAYRHQAVNELSGGEQQLVAITRALVQEPDLLLLDEPTAHLDIAHQVQILDFIQQLNEELNLAVLMVVHDLNLAAEYCTHLLLMQNGEVCAEGTPGEVLTRHQVKEAYKTDVTVTENPLSGRPFVFPVSRNATNNRNTKKKISHQTENKIIYEEITTH